In the Novosphingobium resinovorum genome, GACGATGGTGCGTCCGGTGACGCCCGTGCCGCCCATCACCTGCACGCAGTTGTCGGCGATCTTCATCAGCGCTTCGGACACCGAGACCTTCGCCATCGAGCTTTCCACCGTGCCGAGCGAGCCCGTGTCGAGCACCGAGGCGCACCAGTCGATCATCAGTTCGGACTGCTTGATGAGGATTTCGTTCTCCGCCAGCATGAAGCCGACGCCTTCGTGCTCGATCAACTGCTTGCCGAATGCCATGCGGCGGCAGGCATAGTCGCTGGCGATCTCGTGCGCGCGCATGCACGTCCCCAGCCAGCGCATGCAGTGCGACAGGCGCGCCGGGGACAGGCGGATCTGGGCATACTTGAAGCCCTCGCCCGGATTGCCGAGCATGTGCTCTGCCGGAACGCGCAAGTTATCGATGGTCAGCGTGGCATGGCCGCCGGGCATGGAGGTGTCGATGGTGTTCGACACTTCGTCGATGCGGATCGCCTCGTCCGGCAGGTCCACCAGGAACATGCAGGCGCCGCCCTTGGTATCTTCCTCGGCGGATGCAGCCATGACGACCCCCACCATGGAGCCCTGCGCCCCGGTGATGAAGGTCTTGCGGCCATTGATGACCCAGTGATTGCCGTCCTTGCGGCAGGTGGTCTTCATCATCGACGGATCGGAACCCGCGCCGCCCCATTCGGCCGGCTCGGTCATGAAGAAGGCCGAACGCCCCCTGCCTTCGACCAGCGGCTTGAGGAAGCGCTCCTTCAGTTCGAGCGAGCCGACGTGGCCGATGAGGTACATGTTGCCCTCGTCGGGCGCCATGGTGTTGCAGGCCAGCGGGCCCAGCGGCGACAGGCCCGACTTGATGAGCACAACCGCCGTCTCGCGCTGGTTTAGGTGCGATCCGTCGGCGCGGATGTGCGGGGTGAGCACGCCGGCCTCGCGGGCCAGACCGCGCAGTTCCATCAGCAGTTCATCGGTCGGCGCGCCGTGATGATCGCGGCGCGGATCCTTCTCGTAGGGCACGACCTTTTCGCGGACGAAAGCCTCGACCTTCGCGGCCATGTCGAGGGCGTATTGGGCAATCTCGCTCATTATTGCAGCACTCGGATCGGATCGGAGCCGTCCCAGTCGCGGGCGGCAACCTTCATCATCTGAAACAGACCTTCTGTGCCCGAAAGCGGCTGAAGGTATTCGATTACTACGTCCAGCATTGAACGGTCGCGCCTAGCGCTCCAGGATAGTGACGGCGGAAACCCCCGGAGCGCCGTAGACGTGGCTGTATGCCGTCTTCGGCGCATTCGGGACCTGACGACCCCCGCCGTTTCCCCGCAGTTGCACGACGTTTTCGTAGACCTGGCGCAGACCCGATGCGCCGATCGGCTCGCCACAGGCGAGGCAGCCACCATCCGTATTGACCGGCAGCGCGCCGTTGATATCGGTGCGCCCCTCGGCTAGCCACTGCTCCTGCTCGCCATCGGCGCAGAAGCCGTTCTCGGCCATGTGCATCAGTTCGGCGCCCACTTCGGTGTCCTGCAGCTGGGCGACGTCGATGTCGCCCGGGCCGATCCCGGCAAGACGATAGGCATCGGCCGAGGCGATGCGCGAGGCGGTTCCGCGCGGGGCCGTGTCATCGGCCACCACGTCCACGCTCGGCGCGAAGACTTCGAAGCTGGCCGGCGGGCGCGTGCGCATGGTCGCGGCCTTGAGCCGGATCAGCGGCTTGCCGAGTTCGCGCGCCTTCTTCTCGCTGGCGAGGATCAGCGCAACGCCGCCCTCTGCCGGCGAGCAGAACATGTACTTGGTATAGGGGTCGCTCACCAGCGGCGCTTCGAGGATCTCCTCCAGCGACACCGGTTGACGACGCCACGCATGCGGCGCGTGGACGGCGTTCCGGAACGCCTTTTCCGAAACCAGCCCCAGCGTCTTCTGCGAGATGCCGAACAAGCTCATGTAGCGCATGATCTTGGCGGCGAAGAACTGCGTCGTCACCATCTGGCCGACTTCGCCGTACCAGTCCGGCAGGTTGTATTCGGCCGGCAGCGCGTTGAACGCGCCGCGCGGATGCTTGTCGAAACCGACCGCGACACCCAGGTCGAACTCGCCCGACTTGATCGCCATCTGCGCAGAGAACAGCGCCGAACCACCCGCCGCGCAGCCATTGCGCACGTTGATGAACTGAACGCCGGTCAGGCCCAGCCGATCGACC is a window encoding:
- a CDS encoding thiolase family protein, producing MSGDVCIVGIGIHRFGRTDGLSGVDQGVFALREAMADAGVEWPQIQFAYGSSDAAGNPDTMVDRLGLTGVQFINVRNGCAAGGSALFSAQMAIKSGEFDLGVAVGFDKHPRGAFNALPAEYNLPDWYGEVGQMVTTQFFAAKIMRYMSLFGISQKTLGLVSEKAFRNAVHAPHAWRRQPVSLEEILEAPLVSDPYTKYMFCSPAEGGVALILASEKKARELGKPLIRLKAATMRTRPPASFEVFAPSVDVVADDTAPRGTASRIASADAYRLAGIGPGDIDVAQLQDTEVGAELMHMAENGFCADGEQEQWLAEGRTDINGALPVNTDGGCLACGEPIGASGLRQVYENVVQLRGNGGGRQVPNAPKTAYSHVYGAPGVSAVTILER
- a CDS encoding acyl-CoA dehydrogenase family protein: MSEIAQYALDMAAKVEAFVREKVVPYEKDPRRDHHGAPTDELLMELRGLAREAGVLTPHIRADGSHLNQRETAVVLIKSGLSPLGPLACNTMAPDEGNMYLIGHVGSLELKERFLKPLVEGRGRSAFFMTEPAEWGGAGSDPSMMKTTCRKDGNHWVINGRKTFITGAQGSMVGVVMAASAEEDTKGGACMFLVDLPDEAIRIDEVSNTIDTSMPGGHATLTIDNLRVPAEHMLGNPGEGFKYAQIRLSPARLSHCMRWLGTCMRAHEIASDYACRRMAFGKQLIEHEGVGFMLAENEILIKQSELMIDWCASVLDTGSLGTVESSMAKVSVSEALMKIADNCVQVMGGTGVTGRTIVEQVFREVRAFRIYDGPTEVHKWSLAKKIRRDWRKAQEAAAKEAEPA